Proteins found in one Desulfovibrio porci genomic segment:
- the ffh gene encoding signal recognition particle protein, protein MFESLSDRLSGVFRSFGGRGQLTEENVQAGLREVRLALLEADVNFKVVKDFVESVREKCLGQETLKGVSPAQQVVKIVHDELVSLLGGETTGLNLQGREPAVIMLVGLQGSGKTTSAGKIANLLRRQKMRPYLVPADVYRPAAIDQLTVLARQLDMPCFPSTTEMKPVDIATAALDKAREEQATVLLLDTAGRLHVDEPLMEELSALKAAVQPQEILFVADAMTGQDAVTVAEAFNERLGLTGVVLTKMDGDARGGAALSIRSVTGAPVKFVGVGEKLSEMEVFHPDRIAGRILGMGDVLTLVEKAQSTINAEEAEELARKMQKASFDLEDFRTQMRRIKKLGSLDSILKMIPGLGGLREKLAEASGAMPEKELARTEAIINSMTMRERRNPDILNGSRRARIAKGAGVTVAQVNQTVRQFEQMRQMMKGMMGGKGGRPAMPRIPRGMPPGMMPPGMGMPGMGGFPGMPGMDSMELPGGRPSGGKSAAAKKRKKKERQKRKKK, encoded by the coding sequence ATGTTCGAGAGCCTTTCCGACAGACTTTCCGGCGTATTCCGCTCTTTCGGCGGGCGCGGCCAGCTCACCGAGGAAAACGTGCAGGCCGGTCTGCGCGAAGTGCGGCTGGCGCTCCTGGAAGCGGACGTTAACTTCAAGGTCGTCAAAGACTTTGTGGAAAGCGTGCGCGAAAAGTGCCTGGGGCAGGAAACGCTCAAAGGCGTGAGCCCGGCTCAGCAGGTGGTCAAAATCGTCCACGACGAACTGGTTTCCCTGCTGGGCGGCGAAACCACCGGTTTGAATCTCCAGGGGCGTGAACCGGCGGTGATCATGCTGGTGGGCCTTCAGGGTTCGGGCAAGACCACCTCGGCGGGCAAGATCGCCAATCTGCTGCGCAGGCAGAAGATGCGCCCCTACCTGGTCCCGGCGGACGTCTACCGTCCGGCGGCCATTGACCAGCTCACGGTGCTGGCCAGGCAGCTCGACATGCCCTGCTTCCCCTCCACCACGGAGATGAAGCCTGTGGATATCGCCACGGCGGCGCTGGACAAAGCCCGTGAGGAGCAGGCCACCGTGCTGCTGCTGGACACGGCGGGCCGCCTGCACGTGGACGAGCCGCTGATGGAGGAGCTTTCGGCCCTTAAAGCGGCGGTGCAGCCGCAGGAAATTTTATTCGTGGCCGACGCCATGACCGGCCAGGACGCCGTGACCGTGGCCGAAGCCTTCAACGAGCGCCTGGGTCTGACCGGCGTGGTGCTGACAAAAATGGACGGCGACGCGCGCGGCGGTGCGGCTCTCTCCATCCGTTCGGTCACCGGCGCGCCCGTCAAATTCGTGGGCGTGGGCGAAAAACTGTCGGAGATGGAGGTCTTCCATCCCGACCGTATCGCCGGGCGCATTCTCGGCATGGGCGACGTGCTCACCCTGGTGGAAAAGGCCCAATCCACCATCAACGCCGAGGAAGCCGAAGAGCTGGCCCGCAAGATGCAGAAGGCCAGCTTTGATCTGGAAGATTTCCGCACCCAGATGCGGCGCATCAAAAAGCTGGGCTCGCTGGACAGCATTCTGAAGATGATTCCGGGCCTGGGCGGCCTGCGCGAAAAGCTGGCCGAGGCCAGCGGCGCCATGCCGGAAAAGGAACTGGCGCGCACCGAGGCTATTATCAATTCCATGACCATGCGGGAGCGGCGCAATCCGGACATTCTCAACGGCAGCCGCCGCGCGCGCATCGCCAAAGGCGCGGGCGTGACCGTGGCCCAGGTCAATCAGACGGTGCGCCAGTTCGAGCAGATGCGTCAGATGATGAAAGGCATGATGGGCGGCAAGGGCGGCCGTCCCGCCATGCCCAGAATACCGCGCGGCATGCCGCCGGGCATGATGCCTCCGGGTATGGGCATGCCCGGCATGGGCGGATTCCCGGGAATGCCCGGTATGGACAGCATGGAATTGCCGGGCGGACGGCCCTCGGGCGGCAAGTCCGCCGCCGCCAAAAAGCGGAAAAAGAAAGAACGCCAGAAACGTAAAAAGAAGTAA
- a CDS encoding TIGR04076 family protein produces the protein MNKVKITVLKTTFDAELAALYGAEGLDACPMLKEGQVFYADYAKPEGFCDEAWKAVYQYAFALAHGAGKGVFYYGDWIRTPGVAICSCNDGLRPVIFKLEATDEVACIDYTPVR, from the coding sequence ATGAATAAAGTGAAAATCACCGTCCTGAAGACTACTTTTGACGCGGAACTGGCTGCCCTGTACGGCGCGGAAGGCCTTGACGCCTGCCCCATGCTGAAGGAAGGCCAGGTTTTTTACGCCGACTACGCCAAGCCGGAAGGCTTCTGCGACGAGGCCTGGAAAGCCGTCTACCAATATGCCTTCGCCCTGGCGCACGGCGCGGGCAAGGGCGTGTTTTATTACGGCGACTGGATCAGAACCCCCGGCGTGGCCATTTGCAGCTGCAACGACGGCCTGCGTCCTGTGATCTTCAAACTGGAAGCTACGGATGAGGTTGCCTGCATTGATTACACGCCGGTGCGCTGA
- the guaB gene encoding IMP dehydrogenase produces MFTNRGKALTFDDILLIPGYSEVTPDAVDITTWLTPSIPLRIPLLSAAMDTVTESAMAISMARMGGIGIIHKNMPVERQRLEVERVKKSESGMILDPVTISPRNSVQEALDLMSDFRVSGLPVVDGECLVGILTNRDVRFVEDAQAVRVADVMTSDKLITVPMGTSLAEAKRHLHEHRIEKLLVVDENKRLRGLITMKDIDKVQKYPNACKDANGRLRVGAAIGIGKDSEARAEQLLEAGADVLVLDSAHGHSVNVLNAIRAVKTSFPNCQLIAGNVATYEGARAILEAGADSVKVGIGPGSICTTRIVAGVGVPQVTAVMDGSRAAREMDRCCVADGGIKFSGDIVKALVVGAHSVMIGSLFAGTEESPGETILYQGRTYKIYRGMGSIDAMKEGSSDRYFQERSKKLVPEGIVGRVPYRGPVMEAVYQLMGGLRSGMGYVGAKTLGDLFENTTFCEISAAGLRESHVHDVVITKEAPNYRIEN; encoded by the coding sequence ATGTTCACCAATCGCGGCAAGGCGCTGACCTTTGACGACATTCTGCTGATTCCCGGTTATTCCGAAGTAACCCCTGACGCCGTCGACATCACCACTTGGCTCACGCCCTCCATTCCCCTGCGCATTCCCCTGCTCTCCGCCGCCATGGACACCGTGACGGAATCGGCCATGGCCATTTCCATGGCCCGGATGGGCGGCATCGGCATTATCCACAAAAACATGCCCGTGGAACGCCAGCGTCTGGAAGTGGAGCGGGTCAAGAAGAGCGAAAGCGGCATGATTCTGGACCCGGTGACCATTTCTCCGCGTAACTCCGTGCAGGAAGCCCTGGACCTGATGTCCGATTTCCGCGTTTCGGGTCTGCCGGTGGTGGACGGCGAATGTCTGGTGGGCATTCTGACCAACCGTGACGTGCGCTTCGTGGAAGACGCCCAGGCCGTGCGCGTGGCCGACGTGATGACCAGCGACAAATTGATCACCGTGCCCATGGGCACCTCCCTGGCCGAGGCCAAGCGGCACCTGCACGAGCACCGCATCGAAAAACTTCTGGTAGTGGACGAAAACAAGCGCCTGCGCGGTCTGATCACCATGAAGGACATCGACAAGGTCCAGAAATACCCCAACGCCTGCAAGGACGCCAACGGCCGCCTGCGCGTGGGCGCGGCCATCGGCATCGGCAAGGATTCCGAAGCCAGGGCCGAACAGTTGCTGGAGGCCGGGGCGGACGTGCTGGTGCTGGATTCGGCCCACGGCCATTCCGTCAACGTGCTCAACGCCATCCGCGCCGTCAAGACGAGCTTTCCCAACTGTCAGCTCATCGCGGGCAATGTGGCTACCTATGAAGGCGCGCGCGCCATTCTGGAGGCCGGAGCCGACAGCGTGAAAGTGGGCATCGGGCCCGGTTCCATCTGCACCACCCGCATCGTGGCCGGCGTGGGCGTGCCCCAGGTCACGGCGGTCATGGACGGCAGCCGCGCCGCGCGCGAGATGGACCGCTGCTGCGTGGCCGACGGCGGCATTAAATTCTCCGGCGACATCGTCAAGGCCCTGGTGGTGGGCGCGCATTCGGTGATGATCGGCTCCCTCTTCGCCGGCACCGAGGAAAGCCCGGGCGAAACCATTCTCTACCAGGGCCGCACCTACAAGATTTACCGCGGCATGGGTTCCATCGACGCCATGAAGGAAGGCAGCTCGGACCGCTACTTCCAGGAACGCAGCAAAAAACTGGTGCCCGAAGGCATTGTGGGCCGCGTGCCCTACCGGGGGCCGGTTATGGAAGCCGTATACCAGCTCATGGGGGGCCTGCGCTCGGGCATGGGCTACGTGGGGGCGAAAACCCTGGGCGACCTCTTCGAGAACACCACCTTCTGCGAGATTTCCGCCGCCGGCCTGCGCGAAAGCCATGTGCACGACGTGGTCATCACCAAAGAAGCGCCCAACTACCGTATTGAGAACTAG
- the guaA gene encoding glutamine-hydrolyzing GMP synthase gives MPHSKVIIIDYGSQVTQLIARRVREAGVYSEIHSCVTTAAQVADMHPSALILSGGPASVGEADAPALDPGFLELGVPVLGICYGMQLLAQNMGGRLAQSLTREYGPAELTLSAPCPLWDGLDAKSPSRVWMSHGDKVLAPPPGFAVTGRTPTLDVAAMADEQRRIYAVQFHPEVYHSVDGEHILQNFLFKVAGITPDWTMSSFVERVVKEMAEQVGDKHVVCALSGGIDSTVVAVLLNRAIGKRLHCIFVDNGLLRLNEGDEVVNYLREHFDLNLEFVQAQERFLSRLKGVEDPEKKRKIIGHTFIEIFDEEAKKLPQVDFLAQGTLYPDVIESVSHKGPSAVIKSHHNVGGLPDTMKLKLIEPLRELFKDEVRKVAAELGMPDSIVWRHPFPGPGLAIRVLGEITEERLSILRLADKIVQEELRESGWYRKVWQGFAVLLPLKTVGVMGDGRTYEHVIALRVVDSVDAMTADWARLPPDLIARMSGRIINEVKGVNRVVYDVSSKPPSTIEWE, from the coding sequence ATGCCGCACAGCAAAGTCATTATCATCGACTACGGCTCCCAGGTCACTCAGCTCATCGCCCGCCGCGTGCGCGAGGCCGGGGTGTATTCCGAAATCCATTCCTGCGTGACCACGGCCGCGCAGGTGGCGGACATGCATCCCTCGGCCCTGATTCTCTCCGGCGGCCCGGCCAGCGTGGGCGAGGCCGACGCCCCGGCCCTGGACCCCGGTTTTCTGGAGCTGGGCGTGCCGGTGCTGGGCATCTGTTACGGCATGCAGCTTCTGGCCCAGAACATGGGCGGCCGACTGGCCCAGTCCCTGACGCGGGAATACGGCCCGGCGGAACTGACCCTCAGCGCCCCCTGTCCGCTCTGGGACGGTCTGGACGCGAAAAGCCCCTCCAGAGTCTGGATGAGCCACGGCGACAAGGTTCTGGCCCCGCCGCCGGGTTTCGCGGTCACAGGCCGCACGCCCACCCTGGACGTGGCCGCCATGGCCGACGAGCAGCGCCGGATCTACGCTGTGCAGTTCCATCCCGAAGTGTACCACAGCGTGGACGGCGAACATATTCTGCAAAACTTCCTGTTCAAGGTGGCCGGGATCACGCCGGACTGGACCATGTCCTCCTTTGTGGAACGCGTGGTCAAGGAAATGGCCGAGCAGGTGGGCGACAAACATGTGGTCTGCGCCCTGTCCGGCGGCATTGATTCCACGGTGGTGGCCGTGCTGCTGAATCGGGCCATCGGCAAGCGCCTGCACTGTATCTTTGTGGACAACGGCCTGCTGCGCCTCAATGAAGGCGACGAGGTGGTCAATTACCTGCGCGAGCATTTCGACCTCAATCTCGAGTTTGTGCAGGCGCAGGAGCGCTTCCTCTCCCGCCTCAAAGGCGTGGAAGACCCGGAGAAAAAACGCAAGATCATCGGGCACACCTTTATTGAAATCTTCGACGAAGAAGCCAAGAAGCTGCCCCAGGTGGATTTTCTGGCCCAGGGCACCCTGTATCCGGACGTTATCGAATCCGTCTCGCACAAGGGCCCCAGCGCGGTGATCAAAAGCCACCACAATGTGGGCGGCCTGCCCGACACCATGAAGCTCAAGCTTATCGAGCCGCTGCGCGAGCTTTTCAAGGACGAGGTGCGCAAGGTGGCGGCGGAGTTGGGCATGCCCGACTCCATCGTCTGGCGGCATCCCTTCCCCGGTCCGGGCCTGGCCATCCGTGTGCTGGGCGAAATCACCGAAGAGCGCCTGAGCATCCTGCGCCTGGCCGACAAGATCGTGCAGGAGGAACTGCGCGAATCCGGCTGGTACCGCAAGGTCTGGCAGGGCTTCGCCGTGCTGCTGCCGCTCAAGACCGTGGGCGTCATGGGCGACGGCCGCACCTACGAGCATGTCATCGCCCTGCGCGTGGTGGACAGCGTGGACGCCATGACCGCCGACTGGGCGCGCCTGCCCCCGGATCTCATCGCGCGTATGTCCGGCCGGATCATCAATGAAGTCAAGGGCGTCAACCGCGTGGTCTACGA